A section of the Metabacillus endolithicus genome encodes:
- a CDS encoding DsrE/DsrF/DrsH-like family protein — protein sequence MKVAIIAANGGMFDAYKVFNIATAAAATDAEVGIFFTFEGLNLIHKEAYKNLPMPAGTEHFQEGFKKANVPPVEELVSMASEMGVKMIACQMTMDVMSLEKEQFIEGIDVGGAVTFLTFAKDADVTLTF from the coding sequence ATGAAAGTAGCTATTATTGCAGCAAATGGTGGCATGTTTGATGCATATAAGGTTTTCAATATTGCTACTGCGGCAGCTGCTACAGATGCGGAAGTAGGGATTTTTTTTACTTTTGAAGGTTTAAATTTAATTCATAAAGAAGCATATAAAAACTTACCAATGCCAGCTGGTACAGAACATTTTCAAGAAGGCTTTAAAAAAGCAAATGTTCCACCGGTTGAAGAGCTTGTTTCAATGGCAAGTGAAATGGGTGTAAAAATGATTGCATGTCAAATGACAATGGATGTTATGAGCTTAGAAAAAGAACAATTTATAGAAGGCATTGATGTAGGTGGAGCTGTAACATTTTTAACTTTTGCAAAAGATGCAGATGTTACATTAACTTTTTAA
- a CDS encoding MBL fold metallo-hydrolase, translating into MAIETDVKTITVKELAKKVINHEDVFIIDARNTDDFDDWKIEGKNVEIMNAPYFELLEGVDSIVDKLPKSKEIYVVCAKGGSSEFVAQQIAEAGFTDVYSVAGGMKAWSEHLEPIKIGVLKDGGELYQFVRIGKGCLSYLVISNGEGAMIDTNRMLDPYESVLKKQDVKLTHVFDTHLHADHISGGRKLADKFDAKYYLPPKDANEVTFNYEEINDGDEYTVGQTTIKVIYSPGHTIGSTSFIIDDQYLLTGDILFIDSIGRPDLAGKAEDWVGDLRTTLYKRYKELADELLVLPAHYMGIEEMNNDGSVSEKLGTLYKKNHGLNITDESEFRKTVTENLPPQPNSYQEIRETNMGKITPEEEQQREMEIGPNRCAVR; encoded by the coding sequence ATGGCTATTGAAACAGATGTTAAAACAATTACGGTAAAAGAGTTAGCAAAAAAGGTCATCAATCATGAGGATGTATTTATTATAGATGCCCGTAATACTGATGATTTTGACGATTGGAAAATAGAGGGAAAAAACGTCGAAATTATGAATGCTCCTTATTTTGAATTATTAGAGGGAGTCGATTCTATCGTAGATAAGTTGCCAAAAAGTAAGGAAATTTATGTTGTGTGTGCAAAAGGTGGATCTTCAGAGTTTGTCGCACAGCAAATTGCAGAGGCTGGATTTACGGATGTTTATTCCGTAGCGGGTGGTATGAAGGCTTGGAGTGAGCATTTAGAGCCCATCAAGATTGGTGTTTTAAAAGATGGAGGAGAGCTTTACCAGTTTGTACGTATAGGTAAAGGATGTTTATCTTATTTGGTTATATCAAACGGAGAGGGAGCGATGATTGATACGAATCGCATGCTAGATCCGTACGAATCGGTTCTTAAAAAACAAGATGTTAAGCTGACTCATGTATTCGATACACATCTACATGCGGATCATATTTCAGGGGGAAGAAAGCTTGCAGATAAATTTGATGCAAAGTATTACCTTCCCCCAAAGGATGCAAACGAGGTTACATTCAATTACGAAGAAATAAATGACGGGGATGAATACACGGTTGGTCAGACAACGATTAAAGTCATCTATTCTCCAGGACATACGATTGGTAGTACATCTTTCATTATTGATGATCAGTATTTATTGACGGGAGATATTTTATTTATTGATTCAATTGGTCGCCCAGATTTAGCAGGGAAAGCTGAGGACTGGGTTGGTGATTTAAGAACCACATTATATAAGCGTTACAAAGAGCTTGCAGATGAGTTATTAGTCTTGCCAGCACATTACATGGGTATCGAAGAAATGAATAATGATGGAAGTGTTTCTGAAAAACTGGGTACGTTATATAAAAAAAACCATGGGTTAAATATTACGGATGAAAGTGAATTTAGAAAAACGGTAACTGAAAATCTTCCTCCGCAACCTAACTCATATCAAGAAATAAGAGAAACAAATATGGGGAAAATTACCCCAGAAGAGGAGCAACAACGTGAGATGGAGATAGGACCAAATCGCTGTGCAGTACGTTAA
- a CDS encoding sulfurtransferase TusA family protein, with the protein MDANKVLDCKGLACPMPIVKTKKEMDTLSSGEVLEVHATDKGAKNDLTAWAESGGHQLVKDEEDNGVFKFWLKKG; encoded by the coding sequence ATGGATGCAAATAAAGTATTAGATTGCAAGGGACTGGCATGTCCTATGCCAATCGTTAAAACAAAAAAAGAAATGGATACCTTAAGTTCAGGTGAAGTTCTTGAAGTTCATGCAACAGATAAAGGTGCAAAGAACGATTTAACAGCATGGGCAGAATCAGGTGGGCATCAATTAGTAAAAGATGAAGAAGACAATGGTGTCTTCAAATTTTGGTTAAAAAAAGGGTAA
- a CDS encoding sulfite exporter TauE/SafE family protein: MDFFFIIVIFLIGFVGSFISGMVGVGGSIINFPMLLYIPPLFGMIAFTAHEVSGITAFQVFFASISGVWTYRKGGYLNKQLILFMGGSILIGSFIGSYGSRIMTEGGINIVYGVLALIAVVMMFIPKKGVDDIPFDQVTFNKWLAASLALVVGIGAGIVGAAGAFILVPIMLVVLKIPTRMTIATSLAITFISSLGATVGKITTGQVQYFPAFIMVIASLIASPLGANTGKKINTKILQWILALLILGTSIKIWSDILFN; the protein is encoded by the coding sequence ATGGATTTTTTCTTTATTATAGTTATCTTTTTAATAGGATTTGTTGGCTCCTTTATTTCAGGAATGGTTGGTGTGGGTGGTTCCATCATTAATTTTCCGATGCTATTATACATTCCCCCGTTATTTGGAATGATTGCTTTTACTGCACACGAAGTTTCCGGCATTACTGCCTTTCAAGTTTTTTTTGCCTCAATAAGTGGTGTGTGGACCTATCGAAAAGGTGGATACTTAAATAAACAGCTAATTTTGTTTATGGGAGGATCTATTCTAATAGGTAGCTTTATTGGAAGCTATGGATCAAGAATTATGACAGAAGGTGGGATAAATATAGTATATGGGGTATTGGCTCTCATTGCTGTTGTGATGATGTTTATCCCTAAAAAAGGTGTAGATGACATCCCATTTGATCAAGTGACATTCAACAAATGGCTTGCAGCATCTCTTGCATTAGTAGTTGGGATTGGCGCAGGGATTGTTGGAGCTGCAGGTGCATTTATTCTTGTACCAATTATGCTTGTTGTATTGAAAATTCCAACGAGAATGACGATTGCTACTTCCTTAGCGATCACATTCATTTCCTCTCTTGGAGCAACAGTTGGGAAAATTACAACGGGTCAAGTTCAGTACTTTCCAGCATTCATTATGGTCATTGCTAGCTTAATCGCGTCACCTCTTGGTGCTAATACTGGGAAAAAAATAAATACCAAAATCCTACAATGGATCCTGGCATTATTAATATTAGGAACATCTATTAAAATTTGGTCAGATATTTTATTTAACTAA
- a CDS encoding metal-sensitive transcriptional regulator, translating into MEYNDQMKNRVKRIEGQLRGILRMMEEGKDCKEVITQLSAARTAIDRTIGVVVSSNLVECVRNAEETGEHSTEELVKEAVNLLVKSR; encoded by the coding sequence ATGGAGTATAATGATCAAATGAAAAATAGAGTAAAGCGAATTGAGGGACAACTTAGAGGTATTTTAAGAATGATGGAAGAAGGAAAAGATTGTAAGGAAGTTATTACGCAGTTGTCTGCAGCAAGAACGGCAATTGATCGAACAATAGGCGTAGTTGTTAGTTCAAATTTAGTAGAATGTGTTCGAAACGCTGAAGAAACTGGAGAACACAGTACAGAGGAATTAGTGAAAGAAGCAGTAAATCTACTGGTTAAAAGTCGATAA